A region of the Candidatus Dojkabacteria bacterium genome:
AAATGACATTACGATTTCAGAGAATCTGGATGTTGGGAACAATGCGTATGTTCGGAATGGTCTTAATGTAGGGCCCGGAGGGATTAACTCCAATGGGGTGCTTAGTATTAACAGCAGCTTAAGTTCATACTTTGCCGGTAGAGTGGGTATAGGGACAACGAGTCCGGATTCTCGACTTCAGGTAACTGGTGGAGGACTTTGTGTAGGATCTGATGCAAACTGCAATAGCGATAACAATACAGAGGGTGTAGTCTACTCCTCGTCTACAAGTATGACGGTATATGATGTTGCCGAAAACTATCCTACAAAAGAATCAAATCTAAAACCTGGAGAAATCGTTTCAGCCGACAATACAAATGAAGTATTTGTAAAACGTAGTAAAGGTGTTGTGGGTGAGGATTTAATTGGAGTAATAACAACAAACCCCGCGGTGTTAATGGGTGGGTTTAACGGTAATCAGTTTCCAAATGAACAGCAGGCGGCAGTAGCGTTGGTAGGTAGGGTTCCAGTTATAGTCTCGAGTATTTCAGGAGATTTTGAGGTCGGAGACTATATCGTGTCTTCAGTCTTGCCTGGTGTTGGAGTCAAGGCAAAGAAAGGTGCAGAAACCCTAGGTAAGGCTTTAAACAACACTACAGATTGGAACACGTCAACTTGTCCGGTCGTATCAAGTATTGATTCAATAGTTTGGCCCGAGGATGATGGAAGTAATCCCGCTAAGCCATGTTTTAGAGTACCCGTGTCATCGCTTGATGCGGTAACCCGAGCTAACGTGATTGCGGAGTATGGACTTACCGCAGGTGATTACTTTTACGTGGGAAAGATAATGGTATTTGTAAATGTATCTTGGTACCAACCATATACGTTTACAAACGACCTAAATAGCCTTGTTGCTGATTATAAGGCAGGAGTTTTGGGTGGAGCTCCGATTGTAAGTACACCACTTTTGACTCTTGACGTGGGGGAAGGCAGCTTTACCGTAGATGAACTTGGAAATGTCTCAATGGATGGCGATTTGGAAATTTCGGGAAGCATAAAGGGTAAGTCCGGTAGTGGGCTTAAAGTCTTGCTTAATTCAGAGCTTTTAGAGAGTTTCACAATATTTAATGAGCTAGACAAGAAAATATTCTCTATTGATTCGGAAGGTTTTGTAAGGATAAATGTACTTGGGCTTACAAAAACCGACAATGAGAGTGTTGGAACAGGTACGGTTTTGGCCGGGGAACAAAGTGTAACAATAGCTTCGGCAATAGTAAATGCTGATTCAGTGATTTTAATCACCTTTAAGGATGATTATTCACCGGCGACAAGGCATTGGATTTCTGAAATAATTGATGAAACAAGTTTTACCCTCCAGCTAAATACAGCCGTTGCTATGGATTCGGATTTTACCTACTGGATTGTTCCGGTTTCCGATGAAGTAGAGGAAGAAATTATTCCTTGACAAATATCCCCTAATATTAAATAATATCCTGGTTTTTAAGCTTTTAATCAATTCTAATGAAAACTAAAGGTAACGAGGCAGAAATCGACTCGAAACCCCCGCTTGTTCCTACTTTTACTGAATTTCTTAACCTTATTGGTACTGTGGTTGCAGATATCTTTTTATATTTTTTGCTGAAAATTAAAGAGTTTTTTATGCTATGGGATAAATTTTTAAAATGGATTACAAAGATTTTTCTTGTTCTAAAAAGGTGGTTAATGAAACATATGTTTTGGGGAAGGGGAGAAGTGTACAGATATTTTACCCAGGCAGCTACAATTGGAGTTTTTCTGCTTGTAATTATTGTTGGAACCGTTAACAAACCCATTACCGAGTCTATTCTTCTAGATCAAGCATATACTTATTATGCCGGTGTTGCGCAGCGTGACCTTCTGGTAGAATCCGGGTCTGTTGAGACTCTAATTCCGCAGGAACGAACCTCAATTGAAATGATGGAATATGTTGTAAAAAAGGACGATTCGTTAAGCTCCATAGCTAATGCATATGGAGTAAGTGTTGATACAATAAAGTGGGCGAATAATCTAACAAATGTACATGTTGTACGGCAAGGTACAGTTCTTAAAATTCCTCCCGGCGATGGAATAATGTACACTGTTAAAAAGAATGACACTATTGATACTATAGCAACAGAATACGAGGTTTCTTCCCAGGCAATTGTGGACATGAATTGGCTAGATCCCCCGTTTACGTTAAAAGTGGGAGACACCCTATTTATTCCTAATGCGACAATGCCCATTGTTGATGATTATCGTCCAGATTCTGATGACAAGATTATAATTACTTTAAACCCTGTAGATCCTAATGTTGGAAGGTTTTTAGATTGGCCGGCACCCGGGGCTAAGGTTAC
Encoded here:
- a CDS encoding M23 family metallopeptidase, whose protein sequence is MKTKGNEAEIDSKPPLVPTFTEFLNLIGTVVADIFLYFLLKIKEFFMLWDKFLKWITKIFLVLKRWLMKHMFWGRGEVYRYFTQAATIGVFLLVIIVGTVNKPITESILLDQAYTYYAGVAQRDLLVESGSVETLIPQERTSIEMMEYVVKKDDSLSSIANAYGVSVDTIKWANNLTNVHVVRQGTVLKIPPGDGIMYTVKKNDTIDTIATEYEVSSQAIVDMNWLDPPFTLKVGDTLFIPNATMPIVDDYRPDSDDKIIITLNPVDPNVGRFLDWPAPGAKVTQCASWYHVAIDMSNSAAPDILAAAEGTVIFSGRANNGFGWHVQIAHPNGYTTVYAHMQALYVVSGQYVYAGTPIGKMGATGYSTGVHLHFELRKGSDWANRVNPAPYMKVNVCGY